The region CATCGCCCCTGCGCACGGCCGCGTCCTGTGCGAACCCCAGCGCCTGTTGGCCGCCATCGTCACCCATCGCCGTCAGCGCGAGGCCAAGGTCCTTGCGGCGCTGCAGCGCGCCGGCCACGGCACCCCCGAAACCCTCGTCGCCGAGGTCTACGCCGACACGCCCGCCTTCCTGCATCTCGCCGCCCGCCTGTCGCTGCAGGCCCACCTCATCCATCTGGTCGAAAGCGGACAAGCCCTGTTCCGGGACGGGACTTGGCACGCGCTCACCGCGGTATGAGATCGGCGTCAGTATGCTTGGCTCAGGCAAACCAACGGAGAATGGGGCAGCCCCGCGCTGAACATGGCATCGAAGGCAGGCGTCGTCCAATGCCGGCCGCCCAGCGAACCCAACCGACTCGGAGACCCGCATGATTGACCATACATGAATCGTTGCCAGCGACTTTCAGAAGAGCAAAGCGTTCTATACTCAAGCCCTGTCGGCAATCGGCTATAGCCTGCTTGCCGAGTGGCCGGCCTCTGTCACCGGGCACACCGATGTGGCTGGGTTTGGTGAACCACCCAAACCGGATTTCTGGATCAGCCGGGGCGCACCCAATAATCCACCCGTTCACGTCGCGTTTCGTGTTCATTCACGCTCATTGGTGCATGCGTTTTATCAGGCCGCCATTGCGGCAGGCGGTCGCGACAATGGCGCACCGGGTTTGCGCGCTCACTATCATCCCAATTACTACGGCGCGTTTGTGCTTGATCCAGACGGCCATAACATCGAAGCGGTGTGTCACGAGCCTGACTCACAATAGCCAACACGACACCCGAGCAGGACAACCGCCAAGGGAACCGTGGTCTGTCCCCGTTGTACGCAAATTCTAACGTTTGCGCTGAGGCCGTGGCCCGTCACGGCCTCAGCGCCAGCAGCGAATTGTTGGAACCGCCATCACGGTTCGGAATTTTGCACTTTCAGCAAGATGGCCGCCAGCGCATCAGCCTCTTCTTCCGTGAGGTGAGTGGAGAAATGCTGCTCCACGGATCGCTTATAGACCGGCCACATGTCACGGCGCATCGCTGCACCTTTCTGCGTCAGCACGGCATATAGCCCCCGACGATCCACCGCGCACTGCTCACGCGAGATGAAGCCATCCTTCTCCAAGCGATCGCACAGCCGTGTCAGGTTGCTGCGACTGAGGACCATCTTCTCGCCGAGAGCGTACAGCCGCAGTCGGTTGCCTTCCGCCATGTCCAACTCCAGCAGCAGGTCGTACCACTCCAAAGGAGGCAGCCCGGCCACCGACAGATCAGCTTGCACGCTTTCCAGGAGCATCTTGTGGACCCGTAACAAGCGGGCCCAGGCAAGAAAATGCGGGGTAATGTGACGCTTATCGTTGCGCATGGAAGAATTATTGCATATGCAACTAAGTCAGACTATGATCTAAATAGTTGCGATTGCAACTATAACTATGGCAATCATCTGAGGTGCCCTATGAAGACCATCAGTCTGAACGACCTGTTCAACCTACTGCGTTCGCCCACCCCGCCGGTCCTGGTAGAGGCCCTGCCCGCTCGCTATTTCGCACAGGGACACTTGCCGGGTGCGTGCAACATCAACACTGGGGAGGTAAAGACGCTCGCGCCGCAACTGCTGCCTGACAAAGACGCCGGTATTGTCGTGTACTGCGCCAGCGTTACCTGCACGAACTCGGATCAGGTCGCGGTGCAATTGCACGCTTTGGGCTACAGCGATGTAACGGTATTCAAGGGTGGTAAGGCGGAATGGCAAGCCGCCGGCCATGCGCTGGAGGGGGTCGCCGCATGAGCCGCAATTTCAGTGACCGATACCTGAATCCTGCCCTTGCCGCGATGCTGCTGCGGGTCGCTCTCGGCAGCATGTGGATTGCCCATGCGATGCTCAAATATGTGACGTTCACGATTCCGGGCTTTTCCAGCTGGCTCGAAAGCCAGGGCTTACCTGGATTCATGGCTTGGCCCGTCTTCATCCTCGAACTGCTTGGCGGCATTACGATTCTTGTTGGCTTTCACGGGCGCTGGACGTCCCTTGCCCTGCTGCCGATCATGGTGGTAGCCACCTCGACGCACGTCGCCAACGGCTGGGTACATAGCAGCCAAGGCGGTGGCTGGGAGTACCCGGCCTTTCTCGCAATCGCGTCGATGGCGCATTTTTTTGCTGGAGACGGCATGCTTCGCTTGGGACGCCAATCCCGTTTGAAAATGCCCTGAAATGGCTTGTCCAGACATACCAGCCCGCGGCGCGATGCCTTCACAATACGGCTCGCGTCGCGGCGTGCGTGTAGTCAGGGTGACCTGGTTGCTTGAGAATTGACTGCTCACGCTCATGACCGATGTCATAGGCGCCACACATAAATATTAAGCGGCATCACGTAGCGACATCCGCTTGAACACGGGTAGGTACTACGCCCAACCCGAGCAATCGGGGACAGACCACGGTTTCCCTTTCTTGGCTAGGGTAGCTGCCCGCTTCCTCACGCCATACGCCGCGGCGGCCTTGAGCAAATCGCCCAAGACATTGGCGTTGTTTCTCCTGCCCATCAGCCCCTCGCGATCGATGCCGATCTTCGGCCACGAGACGAAACAAGGCCGTCGAAAAGTTATCGGCTCCGTTTGGCTTGGCGGTCGCTGAATGCGGTGGGCTTCGAGTCGATTCGGCGAGGTCTCCGGCTGACTCATAACTCCAAGAGGCCGCAGCCTCGACGGCGCAATCGACGCGGCGCAAGATGGCCACGAATATGCATGAATAACCCGTGACAGCTGCTGGCGTGCGGACGGATTGGTGCGAGCAGGACTTGAAAGTCAACGACTTGGCTTGACCTTGGGGACAGCGACGGGCCAGCGCGCGCCTTCGTCCCTGTCACAGACCGGACAAAGCTGACAGGCATGACATCGCGAGGAGGCATCAATGGGACTGAATCACGGACAGATGGGCGACATGGTGTTCGCCGCAAAGGCCATCCACAACGACGGCAGCCTGCCGGAGCATGACGCCGATGGCCTGCTGGTGCCGGCGGGCGGGCGGGGCGTGATCGTGAATGTCGGTCATCTGGAAAGCGATCCCGCGCAAGTGCTGTATCTGGTCCGCTTCGAGAACCCGGACGGGGTACTTGGTCCACCGCTGGGTTGCTGGCCGGGTGATCTGGCTAGCTCGCCGCCCGATGCGGCATGAGCGAAGCCGCGGTCGGCATCACGCCCTGGGAGTACCACCAGCGCACCTGGCATCATCTCGACCGCTACGCCGCGGGGCCCCAGACGCTGGACTGGGACGCCCAGCCCGATCCCTTCCGGCGCTATGACGGGTGCCCGGAAATCCCGCTGTCGCTCACGCCCACCTCCGCCAACGTGTCCTTCGGGAATCTGCACCGGCCGGGGGCGGTGCTTCCAGCACCGCTGGATCGGGCCGGGTTGGGCCGTCTGCTGGAACTCGCGCTCGGCCTGTCGGCCTGGAAACAATACGGGCCGGACCGCTGGGCGCTGCGCTGCAACCCGTCCAGCGGCAATCTGCACCCGACGGAGGGCTATCTCGTCTGCCGCGCGCTGCCCGATCTCGCGGATGGGGTGTATCACTACCGGGCGGACGCGCATCTGCTGGAACAGCGGGCGGCCGTTGGATCGGGCCCATCCGCGGACGGGTCGGTCGCGCTGCTCGGGTTGACCTCCATCCACTGGCGCGAGGCGTGGAAATACGGCGAGCGTGCCTATCGCTATTGCCAGCTCGACGTCGGCCACGCGGTGGCGGCGCTGTCGTATGCGGCGGCGCTGCTGGGCTGGCGGCTGCAGTCCCTCACGCATTGGCCGGATGCGGCGGTCGCCGCGCTGCTCGGTGTGGATCGACCCACGGACGGCGCCGAGGCGGAGCATCCGGATCTGCTGCTGGCGGTAGACACCGGGCCCGCGGGCGCGCCGCCCGAGGCGGATGCGTGGCTGGCCTGGGCGCGCGACGCCGAGTGGCAGGGTCGGCCGAATGTGCTGGACCATCGCCCGCTCTATCAATGGCCGGTGATCGAGGCGGTGAGCCACGCAGCTGACAAGCCCGCCACGCCTGTGTTTTTCCCAATGATGCACGATGCGCCGGCCGTGCGCCCGGCCGCTGGGGACGAACGCCCGGCAATGGCGGTGATTCGCGAGCGTCGCTCGGCGCAGGCCTACGATCCGGCCGGGACCATGCCGCTCGCCACACTCGAGGCGCTGCTGGACCGGTTCGTCCCGCGCGCCGACGTGCCACCGTGGGCGGCTTTGCCCGAATCCGACCGGCTGCATCTGCTGCTGTTCGTGCACCGGGTGGACGGCCTGACGCCGGGGCTCTACGCACTGCCCCGCTCGGCCGCGGGGCGGGCACTGCTGCTCGGCGCGCTGGATGCGCGCTTTGCCTGGAAGTCCTGCCCCGAATTGAATCTGGGCGAGGCGCCGCTTTACCGGTTGGCAAGTGGCGACATGCGGCGCACGGCCGGGCTGCTGTGTTGCCATCAGGCGATTGCGGCGCAAGGCGCGGTCACCTTCATGCTGCTTGGCGAGTGGGGCACCGACCTCGATGACGAGCCCTGGCGCTATCGCTGGCGGCACTGGGAGGCCGGCGCGCTGGGACAGACGCTTTACCTCAACGCCGAAGCCGCGAGTCTGCGCGGCACGGGGATCGGCTGCTACTTCGACCCGGCGGTGCATGAGATCCTGGGTCTGTCCGACCGGCGCCTGCAGAGCTTCTATCACTTCACCATCGGCCGGCCGCTGCTCGATGTGCGCATCCAGTCCCTGCCGCCCTATGCGCATCTGCGACGCGAGTGAGACCGCTGCGCGGTTTCAGCAGCAGCGGTTAACGCCGCTGGAAAAATCGCTCGGGATGATGCCGACGGATGAAGCGCACCGGAACACCGGCGGCCGCTCGGGGCAAGCGGCATGGTGGTGGGCGAGATAGCGCTCATCAGCGTCGTCCTCGCTCCGTTGGCGGAACAGCGCCCACGCCCGTCGCAACCAGTCGCGTGCGGGTTTGATCGGTCCTGCCCTTGGGGGTCTCTCTCGATCAGTTCGAGGATCGACGCGGCAGCGCTTTCGCGCAGCGGCAACACCGGCCATCCGATGATCACGCCCCAGACGGTGTAGGCCATGTCGAGCACGATGATCCACAACAGCGCTGCAAAAAATACCGTCAGCCCGCCATCGATCTGTCGATTGAGAACGAGCTGCGGCGCCACGGCGGCCTTTTCGGGCGGCAACGCGCCGGCGGCCAGACGTTCGGACAGGTCGCGCGCGCCGGCAAAAGCCCGATGCGCGGATCGGCTCAGCACCTTTTACGCGGCTGCCGTAGTGATCGCGATCATGAACCATGGCGAGGCAACCCGGTCACCCATACCTACCGCAACCGCCCGGACTCGACGAGGATGCCAGTGGCGACCGACAGCGCGATGGCAGCCAGAGGATGCTTACGCCGCTGTTGGGATCGACCACACCCCTGCGCAGGAATAGCCCCAGGCCACGACCATCGCGCTGAACTGAGCAGCAACCGACGGCGTCGGCCCAGCGGTTCCCATATAGCCCCCAGTAGGTCTTGGAGCAGGAAGCCGCCAACGCGCCTTCCAGCAACGGCTTCGACCATGATGACGAAGTGAAGCCACAATGCATGCAGGCTCTCGCCGAAAGCACTGCTGAAGATGCTGGCCATGCCGATCGCCAGCGACGGCGCGTCACCGGTGCGGAAAAAGAGCAAGGTCCGCCCATGTCATGCGTCAGGTCTGCCATCGCGCGGTGCTCACCGGGTAGCCCGAGCCGCCAATGGTCGTGTCGATCAGGCCGGCCGGGCTGATGATGGCGCAATAGAGTCCCGGGGTCGAGCATGCTCCCGGCCATCAGGGCCATCAGGCCACAACTGACGCCATAATCATGGCCCCATAGCCCACCCGCGAGACGAGCGCATCGCTGTCGAGCAGCTCGGGGGTCGTACCCGAGGCCACCATGGCGTGAAAGCCCGAGACGGCACCGCAGGCTGATGGTGATGAAGACGACGGGGAACACAGGACCGGCAAAGATGGGACCGGAGCCGTCCACGAACGGGGTAATCGCGCGGCGCGAGCAGCCGCCAGACCGGCCGGATCGCTGCCGCAAAGCCGTAGGCCATGATCATCCAGGCCACGGATGCGCCGTCCCAGTCGAATCAGGTTCGAACCACCGCGTGCGTGTCGATCCAGTCGCCTCCATGGTTGATCAGCAGCAAGGCCCGCCCGATCAGCGCGACTTCCAGAACGCGTCCGGGGCGAATCTGATTCCTATAGAGGCCGATCAGCATAGCAATGGGTATGCTCGCGGCCACCGTCGCCGTCCCCCATGGACTGTGCTTCATGGCATCGAGCCGTCAGGCCCAGCGCCGAAATCAGTGCGATGAGGATCATGAAGGTGCCGGTAAAAAGCAGCACTGCCGGTGTGGTCCGATCGGTGTCGAACATCAGCATGCGGGCAGCAATCCAGGCCGCATCAAGCCGGTAAACCAAGGCATACAAGCAGACGGCCGCAACGATCAGCCACGCGTGTTGATGGACTCACCGCAGTGCAGCGCCACACCGCCGAGCGTGAACGCGCCAAGAGCGGCGGGCAATGACCAAATACGGGGCGCAAGACGAAATGGCATGGGCAGCCAAGCCTCGTGCACGGAACAACGCGCCCGCCCGCACGGTATGCATCCAGGCGGTCGCCAGCGAGAATAACCCCACGGGTACAGTGCGCCAAACCGGCCCGTCTTCTTGGTGTGATCGACGATCGACTGACGTCAACGTCATGCCGTGTGCTGGCCCCAGTCGGGGAATCAGGCGCAGGACACTCCGGTTCCCCGTAAGCCGCAATAGCCGTTGGGATGATGCGCGAGGTACTGCTGATGTTCGGGCTCCGCAAAATAGAACGGGCCCGGGGGAGCGATCTCGGTGGTCACCGCCCCGTATCCTGCCTTGTCCAGGCGTTTGTTGTAGGACTCCAGGCTGTTCTGGACCGCAATTCGCTGGATATCGTCACTGACCTGAATCAGCGATCGATACTGCGTGCCGACATCGTTGCCCTGGCGCATGCCCTGTGTCGGATCGTGCGCCTCCCAGAAGATCCGGAGCAGATCCTCATAGGCGATTCGGGTCGGATCGAACACCACTTGAACCACCTCGGCATGCCCGGTGCGCCCGCTGCAAACCTCGTCATAGGTGGGATTGGGCGTCAGACCGCCCGCGTATCCAGCGGCGGTCACATAGACGCCAGACTCGGTCCAGAAACGGCGCTCTGCCCCCCAGAAACAGCCCATGCCGAAGCGGGCGATCGACAGACCCGGTGGATAGGGCGGGACGAGCGGGACATCCAGCACGGCATGGCGCGTAGGAATCGCAACCGCTTGCTCGCGCCCGGGCAGTGCTTCACTGGTGGTTGGCAACCGCAGCTTGTAGGGGTGAATGAATCGCATGGCTTTGGCCTCCGCTTGCGCCGTCCCTAAGTATTCAGACCGATGCAAACCCCGGGAGTGCGATTTTGTCTTTGTGAAACGCTTCTGGAAACATCGATCTGGAGACAAAAAACCCCGATCGGGTAAACCGATCGGGGTTGCGTGAGCCAAACATGGCTGAAAGCAAAGTTCTCGTGTGCACTGAACGACCGATTGATGACTCGCCTCGCCGGCTTCCTGCCATCCGATCCCCTCGTCCATGACCGGAAGGGAGCCTCAATCTTCAGTGGCCTTCCTGGCCAACAACAATCTTCCTGATTGCCGGTCCGTTTTTTCGTCCTTGAACTCTTCCATGAGCAGTGGCTTCCTGCCACCATTCATCCCTGACCCGGCCAATCCTTTGGCCCCGTGGTATCCGTACCACAATGTCTTCGGACGGTTTCAATGATCTCTCATCGAGGTGACGCAAACAGTCAGACAATGCCAAAATGCGATGTAAGCATTTTCTTAATACCTACTATTGATGCCACAACGGCCTCATGGAGACGAGTCGGATACTGACATGATTGGCTTCCTGCAACGCGTCCGGTCTGCCTGGGTGGACGTCGACGGCGAACGCATCGCCCACATCCAGGGGGGATTGCTGGTCCTGATCGGCATGGAGCGCCTCGATAGCCTCGCGACCGCCGCCCGCTTGCTGCAGCGCATCCTCGACTACCGGGTCTTTTCCGATTCCAGCCAGCGCATGAATCTCAGCTTGCGGGATGTGCGAGGTGAATTGCTTCTGGTGCCCCAGTTTACCTTGGCTGCCGACACACGCAAAGGCAACCGGCCAGGATTTTCACCGGCCATGGCGCCGGAGCAGGCCAGGCCGCTCTATGCGGAATTGGTGAAGCAGGCCCGTGCGCTGCACCCGCGTGTGGAAAGCGGATCATTCGGTGCGAACATGCAGGTCAGTCTGACCAATGACGGCCCGGTCAGCTTCTGGCTCGAGGTGAGCCCCCACGGCCAGGACCCAGACCCGACCTGAGACAGCACACCGAAGCGAGCGGGCATCAACATGGCAATGGAGTGGTGGGCCGTGCAGGACTCGAACCTGCAACCCGCGGATTATGAGTCCGACGCTCTAACCATTGAGCTAACGGCCCGTAAAACGAAATTACATTGGAACGCGGCGAGAAAAAGCCCGCTCTCCGGGTGAGCGGGCTCTCGTGGGTTTCCCAGTGACGCCTGCCGTCCTCACTCCTCCAGAAAGCTGCGCAGCATTTCCGAACGAGACGGATGACGCAGCTTGCGCAGCGCCTTGGCTTCGATCTGGCGAATACGCTCACGGGTCACGTCGAACTGTTTGCCGACCTCTTCCAAGGTATGGTCGGTATTCATCTCGATGCCAAAGCGCATGCGGAGCACCTTGGCTTCGCGCGGCGTCAGGGTGGCGAGCATGGCGTGGGCCGCTTCACGCAGTCCTTCCCGAGTCGCCATGTCGGCCGGCGAGGGAATGTTGGTGTCCTCGATGAAATCGCCGAGATGGGAGTCTTCATCGTCGCCGATCGGTGTTTCCATCGAAATCGGCTCCTTGGCGATCTTGAGCACCTTGCGGACCTTGTCCTCGGGCATCTCCATCTTCTGAGCTAGTTCGTCCGGCGTCGGTTCACGGCCCATTTCCTGGAGCATCTGCCGCTGTACCCGGTTGATCTTGTTGATCGTTTCGATCATGTGAACCGGGATGCGAATGGTGCGCGCCTGATCCGCAATCGACCGTGTGATAGCCTGGCGGATCCACCAAGTGGCGTAGGTCGAGAACTTGTAGCCGCGGCGATACTCGAACTTGTCTACCGCCTTCATCAAGCCAATATTGCCTTCCTGGATGAGGTCCAGGAACTGCAGACCACGATTGGTGTACTTCTTGGCAATGGAAATGACCAGCCGCAGGTTGGCTTCGACCATTTCCTTCTTCGCACGCCGCGCCTTGGCATCGCTGATCGTCTTTTGCCGATTGATTTCCTTGATGACGGACAACGGCATCAGGGTTTCACGCTCGATGGCTCGCAGCTGATCCTGAAGCGCGATGATGTCCTCACGATGGCGGGCAATGGTCGCCGAGTGCTTGCGCTTGGCACGGATCTGTTTGTCGATCCAGTCGCTATCGGTTTCATGATCCTGGAAGACCTGGAGGAAATCGCGGCGCGACATGCCCGCTCGCGCAACGCAATACTCCATGATCTGCCGCTCGTGCCGGCGGACGCCATCCACCAGCTGCCGCAACTGGTCACTCAGCTGCACGATGACGCGCGGGGCAAACTTGAATTGCAAAAACTGATAGATCAACGCTTGCTGTTCGGCTCGCGTGGATTCCGCCGCGGGTCCTTGCTCGCGCAAGTGCGTCAGCACCACGTCGTACTGGGCCTGAAGCGCGGCCATACGCTGGGCCACCTCCTGAGGATCGGGACCGGTGTCGGCAGTCTCGGTCGAATCGTCGTCACCGTCCTCGTCTTCTTCCTCTTCGGCAGCATCCATCTCCATTGGCACATCGGCCGAGTCATCTACTGCCGCTTCGCTATCGAACTGAGATGGATCGATGAACCCGACCACGAGATCCGCCAGTCGGGCGCCGGCCTCGTTGAGCCGCGCATACTCGCCCAGCACATAGGCGGTCGAGACCGGCAGGCTGGCGAGCGCCTTGAGTGCCTCGAGCTGACCTTCCTCGATGCGCTTGGCGATACTGATCTCGCCTTCACGGGTCAACAGCTCGACTGTGCCCATTTCCCGCATGTACATGCGCACCGGATCGGTCGTGCGCCCGATCTCGCCCTCGACGGACGAGGCCAGGGCAGCGGCTGCCTCTTCGGCTTCGTCATCGTCATTGGTGGTAACGGCATTGTCAGAGAGAAGGATATCTTCGGAATCCGGCGCCTGCTCATGGACGGAAATGCCCATGTCATTGAACATGGCGATGATGTCCTCGATCTGCTCGGGGTCCACCAGATCATCCGGAAGATGGTCGTTGACTTCGGCAAACGTCAGATAACCCTGTTCTTTACCCTTTGAAATCAGAGACTTCAGCAGGGAACGCTGATCTTCGCTCATACGGCGGCTCAACCTTAGGCAAGGGGCGTAAATAAACGCCCAATTATATAGTATTTCATGTGGGACCGACTAAAATCCAGCACCACAATCACCCCCGTTGCGACAGCAACGATCGGAGTCGCTCCTTCTCCTGTGCGTCCAATCCCTGGGTGGCGGCTTTGGCCAGCAATGCATCAATTTCACTCCGAACCGAACGCTGGAGCAAATGCCGGCAGATATCCCGGCATTCACGGGCCACGCCCTCGGCCGATCGCTCCGGCTGCCAAGCCAGCAGTTGTGCAAACAGGGACTCAGCCGGATGGGCCCGGAATCGCTCCAAGATCCCGCCACTCGTTAGATGGGGTTTATCCCTCGCAAGTTCAATGAGCGCGAGCATCCATTGCGCTTCGCCATCTCCGTCCTTCAGAAGCGGAACCAGCTCCGGATCGACCCACTGCGCCGCATTTGGATGCGTCAGAAGCAAGCCGGCCAAGCGCTGCAACGGGCTCGGATGAGTCGCAACCGCCTGCGGTACACCGCTTCGGACCGGGCGACCTCGGGCCAGGCCACTGGCAGGTGCAAGCTCAACGCCAGCCAGCTGGCCCAGTGTCTGCGCCAGGAGATTTCGAAAAACGCCTTGTGGAATCACTTCCAATGCGGAACGGCTCCGCACGACCAGACGGGCCCGCCCCTCGTGGGTCTGGAGGTCGATACCCTCTTTCAGGTGGTGCAGCAGAAAATCAGACAGCGGCTGGGATTGTGCAACACGCCCGAGGAAAGTCTCGCGCCCTTCCTGGCGCACCAGAGAATCTGGATCCTCGCCTTCGGGCAGGAACAGAAAGGCGATTTCCCGCCCATCCTGCATCTCGGGCAGGCTGGTCTGCAAGGCGCGGCTCGCGGCGGCGCGGCCCGCGCGATCCCCATCGAAACAGAACACCACGCGGCTGGTGTGGCGAAACAAACGGCGCAAATGATCCGAGGTGGTTGCGGTACCCAATGTGGCAACGGCATTGGGAATGCCGTGCTCGGCAAGCATCAACACATCCATGTAGCCTTCAACTACCAGCACCCACGGCAATTCCCGCTGCGCCTTGCGGGCCTCATACAATCCGTAGAGTTCCTGCCCCTTGTGAAACAACGGGGTTTCCGGCGAGTTCAGGTATTTGGGCTGACCCTGATCCAAGATACGGCCGCCGAATCCGATCACGCGTCCGCGCCCATCTCGAATCGGGAACATCACCCGATCGCGAAAGCGGTCGTAATGCCGCCCTTCATCGCCATCACGGGCAATGAGCAATCCATTTTCGATCAGGAGTGCACGATGGCTGGCGTCTCCACCGAGCGCCTGCAGCAAGCCATCCCAGCGCGAGGGCGCATAGCCGATCCCAAAGGCTGCCGCCGTCGCACCGCTCAATCCACGTCGCTTGAGGTAGTCGATCGCGCGCGGCGCATCCCGCAATTGCTGGCGGTAGAAATGCGCCGCTGCATCCATGGCTTGGCGCAATGCCTGATGGTGTGGCGGCGGCGCATCGCCGGCGGACGGAAGATCGAGCCCCGCATCGGCGGCCAATTCGGCCACAGCATCGCGAAATTCCAGTCGATCGAACGCCATGAGGAACCCGATGGCGTTGCCATGAGCCCCACACCCGAAACAGTGATAGAACTGCTTATCCGCGCTGACGGTGAAGGACGGCGTCTTTTCGTCGTGGAATGGACACCGCGCGGCAAAGTCCTTGCCGGCTTTCTTGAGGGGGACACGCCGATCGATGAGCGCAACCAGATCGGTACGCGCAACGACTTCATCAATGAATTCCTGAGGGATGGATCCGCTCACGATCGCCTTCCTGCGCCATTCAACCGGCGCATGCGAGGGAAGGAATCAACCGCCGAGGCGGCTCTTGAGTCGGGCGCTGACTGCAGCCATGTCCGCTCGCCCCTGGATCTTGGGCTTGAGGGCGGCCATCACTCGACCCATGTCTTTCATCTCGGAGGCATTCGACTCGATCAGCGCCGCTTCGATCAAGTCGCCGACCTCTGCCTCGGACAAGGGCTGAGGGAGATAGACCTGCAGCAGCGCCGCCTCAGCCAGCTCCTTGGCCGCCAAGTCAGGCCGCTGGCCGGTCTCGTATTGCACGGCCGCCTCGCGGCGCTGCTTGATCAGCTTTTCGACCACCGCCAGCACCTGGGAATCGTCAAGCTCAATGCGCTCGTCGACTTCACGCTGCTTGATGGCGGCAGAGAACATGCGCAAGGTCAGCAGGCGTGCTTTCTCGCCGCCACGCATCGCTGCCTTGATGTCTTCCTGGAGCCGGCTCTTGAGATCCACGCTGGTCTCCATCAGAGTCCGTGTCAGTACAGTCGGGTCTGCCGTTGGGCGTCGCGCATCAACCGCTTGGCATGACGCTTCACGGCAGCGGCCTTGCGGCGCTTGCGCTCCTGCGTGGGCTTTTCATAGAACTCGCGGCGACGCACTTCAGTCAGAACGCCCGCCTTTTCGCAGGCGCGCTTGAACCGCCGCAGGGCAGCGTCGAAATACTCGTTTTCCTTGACACGAACGCTTGGCATGAAATCTCACTCGGGCTGGGCGTGAAAATCGGTTGCTGATCCGGACGACCCCGACAAGCGTGGCCGAATAAAGACGGGAAATTCTATCTGCTTTGAATTACAATTGCCAATCCATCGACGACCGAGATTGACGAAATACCGATGCGGGTACTGGGCATCGAAACCTCCTGTGATGAAACCGCTACGGCGATCTATGACAGCACAAGCGGTCTGCTCGCCCATGTCCTGCATACCCAGGCCGCTCTGCATGCACCCCATGGCGGGGTTGTCCCGGAGCTCGCCTCCCGCGACCACATCCGCAAGCTGCTGCCTTTGATTCGGCAGGTCTTGTCGGAAGCCGACACAGCGCCCACCGCGATCGACGGAATCGCCTATACGGCTGGTCCCGGCTTGGTGGGGGCGCTTCTGGTCGGCGCCACTCTGGCCCAGTCCCTGGCGTTGGCCTGGGATCGTCCATGTGTCGGCGTGCATCA is a window of Candidatus Macondimonas diazotrophica DNA encoding:
- a CDS encoding nitroreductase family protein; amino-acid sequence: MSEAAVGITPWEYHQRTWHHLDRYAAGPQTLDWDAQPDPFRRYDGCPEIPLSLTPTSANVSFGNLHRPGAVLPAPLDRAGLGRLLELALGLSAWKQYGPDRWALRCNPSSGNLHPTEGYLVCRALPDLADGVYHYRADAHLLEQRAAVGSGPSADGSVALLGLTSIHWREAWKYGERAYRYCQLDVGHAVAALSYAAALLGWRLQSLTHWPDAAVAALLGVDRPTDGAEAEHPDLLLAVDTGPAGAPPEADAWLAWARDAEWQGRPNVLDHRPLYQWPVIEAVSHAADKPATPVFFPMMHDAPAVRPAAGDERPAMAVIRERRSAQAYDPAGTMPLATLEALLDRFVPRADVPPWAALPESDRLHLLLFVHRVDGLTPGLYALPRSAAGRALLLGALDARFAWKSCPELNLGEAPLYRLASGDMRRTAGLLCCHQAIAAQGAVTFMLLGEWGTDLDDEPWRYRWRHWEAGALGQTLYLNAEAASLRGTGIGCYFDPAVHEILGLSDRRLQSFYHFTIGRPLLDVRIQSLPPYAHLRRE
- the dtd gene encoding D-aminoacyl-tRNA deacylase, with translation MIGFLQRVRSAWVDVDGERIAHIQGGLLVLIGMERLDSLATAARLLQRILDYRVFSDSSQRMNLSLRDVRGELLLVPQFTLAADTRKGNRPGFSPAMAPEQARPLYAELVKQARALHPRVESGSFGANMQVSLTNDGPVSFWLEVSPHGQDPDPT
- a CDS encoding VOC family protein; this translates as MVASDFQKSKAFYTQALSAIGYSLLAEWPASVTGHTDVAGFGEPPKPDFWISRGAPNNPPVHVAFRVHSRSLVHAFYQAAIAAGGRDNGAPGLRAHYHPNYYGAFVLDPDGHNIEAVCHEPDSQ
- the msrA gene encoding peptide-methionine (S)-S-oxide reductase MsrA: MRFIHPYKLRLPTTSEALPGREQAVAIPTRHAVLDVPLVPPYPPGLSIARFGMGCFWGAERRFWTESGVYVTAAGYAGGLTPNPTYDEVCSGRTGHAEVVQVVFDPTRIAYEDLLRIFWEAHDPTQGMRQGNDVGTQYRSLIQVSDDIQRIAVQNSLESYNKRLDKAGYGAVTTEIAPPGPFYFAEPEHQQYLAHHPNGYCGLRGTGVSCA
- a CDS encoding DoxX family protein, with product MSRNFSDRYLNPALAAMLLRVALGSMWIAHAMLKYVTFTIPGFSSWLESQGLPGFMAWPVFILELLGGITILVGFHGRWTSLALLPIMVVATSTHVANGWVHSSQGGGWEYPAFLAIASMAHFFAGDGMLRLGRQSRLKMP
- a CDS encoding carbon starvation CstA family protein, which produces MLFFRTGDAPSLAIGMASIFSSAFGESLHALWLHFVIMVEAVAGRRVGGFLLQDLLGAIWEPLGRRRRLLLSSARWSWPGAIPAQGCGRSQQRRKHPLAAIALSVATGILVESGRLR
- a CDS encoding carbon starvation CstA family protein, translated to MPVLCSPSSSSPSACGAVSGFHAMVASGTTPELLDSDALVSRVGYGAMIMASVVA
- a CDS encoding rhodanese-like domain-containing protein, translated to MKTISLNDLFNLLRSPTPPVLVEALPARYFAQGHLPGACNINTGEVKTLAPQLLPDKDAGIVVYCASVTCTNSDQVAVQLHALGYSDVTVFKGGKAEWQAAGHALEGVAA
- a CDS encoding MarR family winged helix-turn-helix transcriptional regulator, whose amino-acid sequence is MRNDKRHITPHFLAWARLLRVHKMLLESVQADLSVAGLPPLEWYDLLLELDMAEGNRLRLYALGEKMVLSRSNLTRLCDRLEKDGFISREQCAVDRRGLYAVLTQKGAAMRRDMWPVYKRSVEQHFSTHLTEEEADALAAILLKVQNSEP
- a CDS encoding nitrogen fixation protein NifZ translates to MGLNHGQMGDMVFAAKAIHNDGSLPEHDADGLLVPAGGRGVIVNVGHLESDPAQVLYLVRFENPDGVLGPPLGCWPGDLASSPPDAA